taagtgtactattatcaacctcagcttaagcattttgaccagTGGTTTCGGTTCAACGAAGTTGATAGGTTAATTAGTCtaccagacccgggtcgtgacatttggtatcataaTCGACCGAGTATTGGGGCTGGTGAGAGAGCTCAAGCAGAAAAAAGCTACCCATAGATGGAGTCAAGAGGACCTGTCATGGCGTGGAGGGTGTACTGGTATCAACTTTCAGTGGTTTGGGTTCAACGAAGTTGATAGGGCAATTAGTCTATCGGGCCCGGGTTGTGACACGTGTAAAATGATCCTAGTGCAACTTGATAGAGAGTGATTTAATGTATTTTCATGCTTCATTTTACAAGCTTTTCCTATTCTTTAAAATCCTTTTGGAGGGCTTTTATTGGAAAATTTGTCTACATAGTGGAGGATTGTGCTCATTGTGGGGCTTCAGAACATGTTCTATGAAGTTCTTTGTTCTTCCATGATTCAGTTGACTCTTTTATCCACTAGGATGATGATTTACTAATGTGGAATATTGTGCTGATTAGTCAAATTAGTTTTCATGTCATTCACTGGGAAGATGATCTACTACTAATGTGGAATATCGTACTGATTGGTCAAATTAGTTTTCATGTCATTCtgacaaaatatttcatatgttgcAGGTCTTCTCATTTGAAGATGGTCCTGTTCATTCTGTTTGGCAGACTATAGGGGTATCTGTTTGCATCCTGCCTATAACAACAAAACGAGAAATCACCATAGATTGGTTAGAGTAAGTGACAAAGTTGACCtagttaaaatattatatatttacttTCTTAATGTGCTTAAGTGTCTTCTGATAGAAACATTATTAATTTCTTGATAAATTGCTTTCTGATTGGGTTTTTCACATTCTTTCTGCAGCTATAATGGTATTCTTGTGAGTTCTCTGGACTCAAGGCCTTTGATTTCATGGTAAACTCATCTTCCATAATTCTAATTCTATTTTCACTTTAATGACTTAACATGCAGATTCTTCAGTGTAGTTTGTTGTGTTTGGTTTGAGATTTCAGTGAAAATTCATTTTTTTGGTTCTATATGGATGCTAAACTAGTTACTGTCAGAGATATTGTTCACTGTACCTGTGTATATTATGTTTGGCATGCTTATATgatgtttttatattttcaagTTATTAGTTATTACCATTGTAATTGATTTTAAATGTTGAAATTGAATTCTATAGATGTAAATTTACTAACTATTAACCAAAGGAAATGAAGCCCTTGTACATTCTAACTCTTGAATTGCACAAAATAAGCTTAGACAATAAAACACTAAAAGATAAAAGCAAGTAGTTTAACTCTTTTACTTTGTATCTTTTAGTAGATGTATTAGTCACCAATATATTTTGCCCAAAGTAGCAAGTGAGTAATTTTAATATGAACCAGGACCCAAAACAATGAACCAACTAGTCTTATTCTCCATGTATCCCAAATCAAAATATATGGTGTAGCCCATAGGCCCCATACTTGCACCTTATAAAGGCCTGCTGGGTTTTACTTTCTAACTAGACATTAAAAAAATCTGAATTCTTATTTTCTACCTTGTTTTTATTCTCTGTGGTATGGCTGATAATTCAAACCAAGAAAACCCAAAAAATTGAACCAAATTGAGTTCGGTTTGATTTAGCTTGGTTTCCGTCATTGGTCCAGTTAATGTCAGTTTCGGTCTGTTAAAAACACACCTCCTGACTTTGCTTTCAATTTAACAGGTTGACAAACTTGAGTTGTTGATGATAAACCGAATAGCTATGAGAACTATCCTTATCCACTGTTGATCTTGATAGGTTGAATGGTTAAATTACTTATAGCATCCATGCTATGTTACCATTCGTGCAGCCCGAAATCTATTTACCTCCGCCACTTTGTTGCTCATCCTCTTTCCTACTTTGTCTCTCTTTTCCTCCTTCCCCTTTCCATTATGGACCTCTGCCTCTCTCGCTCTTCCTTTGCTTCTTCTAGCTAGCTGCAGTCGCAGTGCCCACAGCCAGCAGCGTAGGTAGAGGGTAAAGGAACAGAGGAGCTCTTGGCCTTTTAACTGGTAGGTCTCAAGATTGGGGTCTCATCCATCATCAATCTAGTGGTGTGATCTTGGAGGTCATAAGTGGAGTTGCTTATCTTGCTGCAGGCAAATTCACCTTGATCTTCCATGCCACTGGCACTGTACATGCTTCCTCACGGCTGGCTCCTTGCTCTAATGGAGCTATTTCCAAAATAGAAGGATCGTATGCTTCATTAATGCATCTGGAATAGACTCCATCAAACTTGAAAGGAGtaagaaaaaatgaaataaatgtaCTGTTAAATATTGTTCATATGTTGCTAATAGAAATCTAAATCAGAAAAGTGCTTATATTTCTTTCAAGGTGATATATTCATGTTGGCTTACAGTCTTTTGCAGGAGCCTTTTAAAAATGTACCTGTAATCTGGACCATCCATGAAAGGTCTCTGGCCCTTCATCTAAATAAATATGCTGCAAATGGTCAGGTTCAGCTTTTGAGTGACTGGAAGCAAGCTTTTAGTAGAGCTACCGTTGTAGTGTTTCCAATGTATATAATGCCGGTAATATGTTCTTGTCATGCTGAATCTTTTCACTGATATTGATCCACACAGGGCTCAGATATAACTTGGTAGATTTGTATTATAATGTTTATCAATCTTTTTTCTGTTCTTCAGATGATGTATTCAGAATTTGATGTTGATAACTTTCTGGTTATTCCTGGTTCTCCTGCTGAAGCATGGGAGGCAGATAGCTCAGCTAAACAGAAACACCataatttaaaagaaaatatgGGTTATGGACCAGAGGACTTTGTCATTGCTATTGTCAGCAGTCAATTTTCATATAGTGGTATGTTACTAGATCATGCATTGATCCTGGAAGCACTAACACCACTGCTCCAGCAGCTTCCATATGTGAatacttctttttcttctctaaaAATTGGCATTTTGAGTCCCAATTTGACTGCTGCAAGCAGGACTGCTTTGGAGGTAATGTTCTTTCTTAAAGCCATCATTCATCCTTGCTCCAATGTTCCTGAGCTTGCTCCTTGTTTctggatccttttttttttcttttcaatttctaTTCTTTAATGTCATTGTCCTATGAATAATTTCAGGCAATTGCCCAGAAGGTTGGCTTTCCAAACAGCATTGTGGAAAATATTATAGTTGATCAAGACATGAACAACTTTATGGACATAGCAGATATTGTAATATATGGATCATTTCTTGAGGAGCAATTCTTTCCTAATATTCTTATGCAAGCTCTGAGTCTAGGAAAGTTGGTTGTTGCTCCAGACCTTGTCATGATTAGCAAATATGTATGTAGATGTCTAAATACCTCTTTGTTTTGCCAGTTCTTGCATCGTATTCATAATGAATGACTGCGTTGTTTATGGCTTAGGTTGTCAATGGGATGAATGCATATCTTTTTTCTAAAGAGAAAGTTGACACACTGAGTAAGATTTTGCTTGAAGTAGTTTCAAATGGAAAATTGTCTCTATCTGCTCAGCAAGTTGCATCAGACGGGAAAAGGCATGCCAGAAACTTAATGGCAACTGAAACGATCCAAGGCTATGTTTCATTGCTAGAAATGGTTGTCAAGTTTCCATCAGAAATTGCACCTCCTAAGCCTATTGAAGAGATACCTGTGAAACTAAGAGAGGAATGGCAATGGGATCTTTTTTTGAATATTAGAGGCATGGATAATCTGAACGGAAGCTTTAAAAGATATAAAATGTTAGACAAAGTTGAGGAGCAGTTCAATCAAAGAAATTCTGGTAATACTTCTGCAAATTTCGATGAAGCATTTTCCTCGATAGCCTGGGAGGAAGAGAAAATCATAGAGATGATGAATGCTAAAAggcgaatagaagaagaagaggtgagaAAGTAGGGTTGTTACATTTCACTATCGTTTAACAATTTGTATTGACTTTCTTTTAACCACTTTTCCTCAGAGCATATTCTGTTGAAACTCGATGCAGTTGAAGGATAGGAGTGATCAGCCTCATGGAACATGGGAGGAAGTCTATAGGAGTTCTAAAAGAGCTGACAGAGCAAGAAATGAATTGCATGAGAGAGATGAAAGAGAGCTTGAGCGGACAGGTCAGCTCCTGTGTGTATATGAACCTTATTTTGGTGAAGGGGCTTGGCCTTTCCTGCACCAAACCTCGCTCTATCGTGGAGTTGGCTTAGTAAGTCGTTGAAAAATCTTATATTATGACAAATTTGTTATCAAAACATCATATCAATACGTCATTCCATAATGATCATAAAGAAAAGTGACAACGATTACTGAAAGTAGTTTATGAAGAAAAGATATATAGCCACCTTGCCATCTCTGTCTCAATTAATTACAAGAAAAAAAGCTGGCTGGTGATTACACTGATGACTTGCAACCATATGTTAGATACTGGTCTTAGCCAAAGCAGGTGATCATATGTTTCAAAATTCTAATCTTATGCCTACGAATTGTGGAAACTTTACATTCTTTCAGAAGTTACTGAACATGTAAAAATTGAGGGAATCATGTCTAGGCAAAAAGTTAGATAATTTGTTGAAATATAGATAATATCTAGTTTACTGAGTACTTAGTAGGTTGGTCTGCTCTTCTTGTTCGGTTATGCTGCATACATTATTAGGCATTCAAAGGATACCACAAGAAGCTTCTTTTGATGATTGTACTCTTATCCAATGACCATTGTTTCTGGGCAAGGGAGTTTGGTTGTTACCTTATCAGCATAAGTATGATTCTGTGCTTTGTCAAACCAAATCTAGCCTAGTCATATGTTAGCACCGCTGACATATGTCGACATAACTTGTTCAGTACCTGTCTGGCATGGTATGTCTTGATCCATGCCAGCACGTGCCTATCAGTATGAGAATTCTTATGTTTAACAATTAAACAGTTCTTATTGTCATTATGACTGGCTATTTACTGATCTTTCCTGCTAACCATGAAATATTGTTATTTAATAGTCCTCTAAAGGACGAAGACCTGGAGCTGATGATATAGATGCTTCTTCTCGTCTTCCACTTTTAAGTAATTCATATTACCGAGATGTGCTTGGTGAATATGGAGCATTCTTTGCTTTGGCTAACCGGATTGATCGTGTACATAAGAATGCTTGGATTGGTTTCCAATCATGGAGAGCTTCAGCTAGGAAGGTttgtattgatttataataattttacagTTTGTATAGATCCATGTGTTTTTTGTGGCAATGCCTCTATTGTTGAAGGCTAAAATCCCTGTTTTTCCTGTTCAAATAGCAATGTTGTGTTAAATTTTGTGTTTCTACTTTCGAAAGTAGttttttttaatgatgctttATGACAGTAGGAATATTTCTAAACTTGATAACTTGTATAAATTTCTTTACCTAACTTTAGCAATCACTAGACTCAAAAAGTCATGTTAATCTTGACCATATATTTAGGATGAGATGGCTGACAAGGCTTTCTgggttatgttataaattttctaccttttttttgtttctcAACAAGTACAAGCTACCATGTTTTTTGGTTTGTTACACTTATCAACGCCATTCATTTGACAACCAACATCATTTATTTTTGGATAAACAATAAACATTTAATTGATTGACAAACATTGAATTGTTGTGTGATACCTCGATTAGTCCCATATAGGGAATGGATATGGTTGATTTTCTAAATAAGATTAGATGGACCTATTTTGTAATGCATGTGGGCCATTTGTTACGACTTGACTAAGGATGTGAAGCCTGGGTAGATGTATTAAGATTTGACTAAGGATGTGAAGCCTAGGTAGGGAGAAACCATAGTACCCCAATTAATCCCACATCAGGAATTGATGATAGGTTTATTGGTATATAAGACCAGATGAGCTTACTATTAGTATTTTGATAGAGGTTCAGTCAGATCAAGACACTGCTTTTATGGTGAGAAACTGAGATGGCATATTCTCCTGATGACTTGTGCTCCATAACTTATATGGGTTGTTTGAATGCCATAACATGGTATACAAGAATAATAGCATTTCTGTTAGGTGTCTGTAAATCTTTTGCACTAATTGTCTTATTTTTCACTGCATGCAACTGCTGTAGAACAACCCTTGGTCTCAGCTTTTATGGCATTGAAATGACCTAAGTTGGTAGTACACCATGGCTTTTGAGGCTTCTCCTTTGTTGCATTGCTTTGGATTCACCAATGTTGCCAATTTGTCACATGCAATTTCTTTACTATTATGTTCTATATTTCTACTTTCCATATGCAGTGTTGTTTTGTTCCCATAATTTTGCCTTCTGGTTACAACATACAAAAATCATTCTTGTAGCACACTTGTTACTCTTGCAGCTTGTTCTTACCTTCTCTTGTTCCATTTTCTGCTCTTCTTTAATCTTTAATCTTATTTCAGTGTGTTTATCACTAATTGTTTAATGTTCTTTTTCCAATTGAACTAACTGAAGCTGCTGAACATAGATATAATTAGTTGCTATATAtgttaatcatttttttttgttttactgtTTCGAAGGGGAATGCCTTGATGACATACACTGAATATGTTTGCAGTTACTTGATTGTTCATTTTGGAAAATGTAGCAGGCAGAAAGTGCAATAGTTTGTCTCTTGATTCTTGGCCAACTTATTTTATATTTGCAGATAAATATGGTTTTCTTTGCTTCATTCTTTTTATGGAAGCATGGAGGCTAGAAATTCAATATGAAAACTTGTATCTAAAACCTTCAACACAGTGGTTAAATGATGTTGTGATTGCATATGAAACATGTAGAGACTAATAATCGGCAACATAACTATTGTTTCGTTAAATGGGTTAACTGTGGTATTTATTTCTATCTACAGAACAGTTTATCTAAAGAAGCTGAGGCCAAACTCTTGGAGGCCATTCAAAAACGAAGGCATGGAGATGCTTTGTACTTCTGGATTCGGTTGGACAAAGATCCAAGAAATCCTCAGCATCTGGATTTTTGGGATTTTTGTGATGCCATAAATGCTGGAAACTGCAGGTCAGGCAGATGATTTTGTCATTCCTGTATCTTTTTCTTGTCAATACATTTCaatatacaaaaagctttagtgcAAACAAGAAAAGCTTATAGTGATCATTCTCCAGCTACTATAAACTGCGTGTTAAGGAACCTGTGATTTCACACACTTTTATGATGAAAGCTACACATATAGAGTATGTTCAAGATACATATCCAAAGTTAACACGCTAGGTTTCCACACCTAGATTATGGGGTTTTAGACTTAAGATGAACTTTTGTTGACTTGAAACAATGTGATTTTGTTAAATACGGTCATGCATCTTCCATTCTTTTATTTTGTTTCGGAAGTTTCACTTCTCGTGGCTGGTCTCATCTGAGCAACTGATGTGGCATTTAAAATCCAAAGCACAAAGTCTTACCTGGTAGCAGCTAGTTTTAACCATTCCATCTGGTTACAAGAAGACTTCTTCTTTATCACTGCATGCATAATTCTTGGGGATTATGCTTGAAGGAGTTTAGAAAGCTTGACATGATGGAGATGCCTTGTGAAATTTAGTGTATTCATGAACGATCAGTAACTTATTTTAGacctttattttactttatgaagGTTTGCTGTTGCTGAGGTTCTCCGAAGAATGTACAATATACAACTTGATTGGAATTCATTGCCTCTGATGCCAAAAGATGGGGATTCCTGGTCGGTTATGCACAGCTGGGTTTTGCCAACGAGGTCTTTCCTTGAGTTTGTTATGTTTTCAAGGTATGATGCATCCATGTTGATGGGTTTTCATAGGGTTAGCACATGTTGAGCAACTACTTGCATATCTTGAAGCATAATTTTTATGTCTATAATGATATTGAATAATTAATGTTTGATGAAAAAGAAGACTACATGGTTTATGGCCACTAGTAGTGAaagaaaatgaaaattttgatttatcaaGATTATCACAAACCCAAACAAGGTTAATCATCCTGGTTTGTACCAATGCATGAAGGCACCAAACAACAGACTCATTAGATGAATAGTCATGGTGGTGCATATCAAATCTTTGTGGCCCATTTAAATCCAACATGATGCAATAACATTTGAAGTTCTCATTACACTTTTTGGTAGTAGCAAATTTTGTGTGGGTTATTGGAATCAGAAGAACATTGCCACAAAATGATCAGCCTAACTACTAGCAGCTCTCTAATATGTACAGGAAGGTACAAAGAACAATACTTTGCCATAAGAAGACAATTCATTAGAAAGTTCTAGTGGCTATGCTGGAGCTAGCAACAATTTATTCTAGTTTTAGTGATTTATCTAAGCTCATTCCAGAACAAAAACAGAGATCTACATGGTGTGGATGCTCAAATGGAAATGCCAACTAAGAAATATTGTTGATTTTTCGAACTGCTACCCTACCAACTTATGGGAATTAGAGATTATGAAGCAAATCACTCAAGGTTTGGCAAATGCCAATTCCAATAGATGATCAAAAATTTTAAGAAGAGGTAAGATATTTATGCTAGATCTAATTGGTGGTAAAAGAATCCACATTCAATTTGCTTCCTATGAAGTTTGGTGGGCTTTCTGTATGTGGTCAACTAATCTGTGGTATCTGTCATCATGCGAAGGTTTTATTGAATATTTTGATTTTGAGATAATATCTATGGTATATATGTCTTGTCACAATGTATATCTGAAATGCGATATCGACTTCCTCATTTTGCCAGTC
The DNA window shown above is from Musa acuminata AAA Group cultivar baxijiao chromosome BXJ2-4, Cavendish_Baxijiao_AAA, whole genome shotgun sequence and carries:
- the LOC135609710 gene encoding uncharacterized protein LOC135609710: MGSLEAAVVGAPPKRSPLLRSSPPPAAGRSSLHRARSRLARFLFSEKVGYVQWVLTVAAFLLVIALFQAFLPGSAVERPGGGRDAGGGGLAQIQGLDFGEGIRFVPTKLLERWERESREANSSASGAFGGRPPRRFGLRKPLLALVFPDLLPDAMQLQMVSIASVLKEIGYDVEVFSFEDGPVHSVWQTIGVSVCILPITTKREITIDWLDYNGILVSSLDSRPLISCLLQEPFKNVPVIWTIHERSLALHLNKYAANGQVQLLSDWKQAFSRATVVVFPMYIMPMMYSEFDVDNFLVIPGSPAEAWEADSSAKQKHHNLKENMGYGPEDFVIAIVSSQFSYSGMLLDHALILEALTPLLQQLPYVNTSFSSLKIGILSPNLTAASRTALEAIAQKVGFPNSIVENIIVDQDMNNFMDIADIVIYGSFLEEQFFPNILMQALSLGKLVVAPDLVMISKYVVNGMNAYLFSKEKVDTLSKILLEVVSNGKLSLSAQQVASDGKRHARNLMATETIQGYVSLLEMVVKFPSEIAPPKPIEEIPVKLREEWQWDLFLNIRGMDNLNGSFKRYKMLDKVEEQFNQRNSGNTSANFDEAFSSIAWEEEKIIEMMNAKRRIEEEELKDRSDQPHGTWEEVYRSSKRADRARNELHERDERELERTGQLLCVYEPYFGEGAWPFLHQTSLYRGVGLSSKGRRPGADDIDASSRLPLLSNSYYRDVLGEYGAFFALANRIDRVHKNAWIGFQSWRASARKNSLSKEAEAKLLEAIQKRRHGDALYFWIRLDKDPRNPQHLDFWDFCDAINAGNCRFAVAEVLRRMYNIQLDWNSLPLMPKDGDSWSVMHSWVLPTRSFLEFVMFSRMFVDEMDALAYDDHHMSGRCFLSMSKDRQCYSRLLELLANVWAYHSARRMVYVNPESGAMQEQHRLENRRGQMWIRWFSYATLKGMDEDRAEEADSDRPDRRWLWPQTGEVVWRGVYERERNMRQQQKERRKQQSKDKIRRIKKRARQKTLGKYIKPPPDGADNVNTTRRR